From Miscanthus floridulus cultivar M001 chromosome 15, ASM1932011v1, whole genome shotgun sequence, the proteins below share one genomic window:
- the LOC136508131 gene encoding protein GAMETOPHYTE DEFECTIVE 1-like isoform X1 — MAAPLLFYDLSLLPSSFSSSGDGGDGNSNSSSSSGLQLLVATARALELGYAAVALDHPHRGLLADSHRCRTEPFAPLSSLPLPSSAALHRRRLASPASEPFRQYTRITLSLDSAAATASALAPSASRLLRTYDLVAARPLTQAAFDHLCQAPLSAQHLDLISIDFSSHGKLPFRIKPPMLKLALQKGLHFEIAYSPLISTDVNAKRNLIAEVKLLVDWTKGKNLIISSTAHTASQIRGPYDVINLSAYLLGIPIDRAKAAMSTNCRSLVFKAIRKKHFYKETIRVARLLPNEELTSTKFKLADWIGWNSVSSEVGANQLEPSSNLDELPGSPICGVIEGSHEKPHNPDMSVFAKLSEQPSDQDQIPSETQEETLQVDRTEVLTDCGQSILPASFNYQNAILEKAENNKVFVNPFVQPGTGCFADPKINAKHVEFVQDAMEVDTIESCRPKLVVGDNIPSTSDTSAKLACSALPHGIELSGTSLEDQGPSHSSEMLANDKSYMKYHTDCTSGVSEVHEISSGADVWPEDKDSDRSNGMQADNVACRGTSEPLECPLCGVDDKAPSDLSFHSSHELCRDVIIQPKVMEGKVEQSRDENIVQTVENEAESVDTKTRTSISVEPASHGQEISSTIHTRSTGASCESDELKEQNSKDLNASLDKSIAKTHEVLLKFPYPSGKAGMSTVRSEKRRHKLRPHHPAYLPFLGFLRSVCFKKKICKVRGLIKRA; from the exons ATGGCGGCGCCGCTCCTCTTCTACGACCTCAGCCTCCTCccgtcctccttctcctcctccggtGACGGCGGCGATGGCAACTCcaactcctcttcctcctctggcCTCCAACTCTTAGTCGCCACGGCGCGCGCTCTCGAGCTCGGCTACGCCGCCGTCGCTCTCGACCACCCCCACCGCGGCCTCCTCGCCGACTCCCACCGCTGCCGCACCGAGCCTTTCGCGCCCCTCTCCTCTCTCCCGCTCCCATCCTCCGCCGCTCTCCATCGCCGCCGCCTCGCCTCCCCCGCCTCCGAGCCCTTCCGCCAGTACACCCGCATCACCCTCTCCCTCGATTCCGCTGCAGCCACCGCTTCCGCGCTCGCCCCCTCCGCCTCCCGCCTCCTCCGCACCTACGACCTTGTCGCAGCCCGCCCCCTCACCCAGGCCGCATTCGATCACCTCTGTCAGGCACCCCTCTCAGCTCAACACCTTGATCTCATCTCCATCGATTTCTCCTCCCACGGTAAGCTGCCCTTCCGCATCAAGCCCCCAATGCTCAAGCTTGCCCTGCAAAAGGGGCTGCATTTCGAGATTGCCTACTCCCCACTCATTTCTACTGACGTCAATGCCAAGAGGAACCTCATAGCTGAAGTCAAG CTTTTGGTGGACTGGACTAAAGGAAAAAATCTCATCATCTCAAGCACTGCTCATACCGCTTCCCAGATCAGAGGCCCCTATGATGTCATCAACCTATCTGCTTATTTACTTGGCATTCCCATTGACCGAGCAAAAGCTGCTATGTCCACAAACTGCAG GTCACTTGTTTTCAAGGCTATAAGGAAGAAACACTTCTACAAAGAAACAATTAGAGTTGCCAGACTATTACCAAATGAAGAGTTGACTTCAACAAAATTCAAGCTTGCTGATTGGATTGGTTGGAATTCTGTATCGTCTGAAGTAGGAGCAAATCAGCTGGAACCTTCTTCCAACCTTGATGAACTTCCTGGTTCACCCATATGTGGTGTAATAGAAGGTTCACATGAAAAACCTCACAATCCTGATATGTCTGTCTTTGCTAAACTGTCAGAACAACCTAGTGATCAAGATCAAATCCCATCCGAAACTCAAGAAGAGACACTACAAGTTGACAGAACTGAAGTCCTGACAGATTGTGGCCAATCTATCTTGCCAGCATCTTTCAATTATCAGAATGCTATACTTGAGAAGGCCGAAAACAATAAAGTTTTTGTGAATCCTTTTGTGCAGCCTGGTACAGGTTGTTTTGCTGACCCAAAAATTAACGCCAAGCATGTTGAATTCGTGCAGGATGCAATGGAAGTAGATACaatagaatcatgtaggccaaaACTCGTTGTCGGTGACAATATTCCTTCAACCTCTGATACTAGTGCGAAGCTAGCATGTTCTGCTCTTCCCCATGGCATAGAGCTTTCTGGTACTAGTCTTGAGGATCAGGGGCCAAGTCACTCTAGTGAAATGCTAGCTAATGATAAGTCTTATATGAAATATCACACTGATTGCACCTCTGGTGTGAGTGAGGTTCATGAAATTTCTTCTGGTGCTGATGTTTGGCCTGAGGACAAGGATTCAGACAGGTCTAATGGAATGCAAGCTGATAATGTGGCTTGCAGAGGTACTTCGGAACCACTGGAGTGTCCCCTATGTGGGGTAGATGACAAGGCACCATCCGATCTTTCATTTCACTCAAGTCATGAATTATGCAGGGATGTTATAATTCAGCCGAAAGTTATGGAGGGAAAAGTAGAGcaaagtagggatgaaaacataGTACAAACTGTGGAAAATGAAGCAGAATCTGTTGACACAAAAACAAGAACATCTATTTCAGTGGAACCTGCGTCCCATGGTCAGGAGATCAGCTCAACTATTCATACAAGAAGCACTGGTGCAAGCTGTGAAAGTGATGAGCTGAAAGAACAGAATTCTAAGGACTTAAATGCTTCTTTGGATAAAAGTATTGCTAAAACACATGAGGTACTTCTAAAATTTCCTTATCCAAGTGGTAAGGCTGGGATGTCCACAGTCAGATCAG AAAAGCGAAGACATAAACTAAGGCCGCACCATCCGGCTTATCTTCCTTTCTTGGGCTTCCTTCGGTCCGTTTGTTTCAAGAAGAAAATATGCAAAGTAAGAGGACTAATCAAACGTGCATGA
- the LOC136508131 gene encoding protein GAMETOPHYTE DEFECTIVE 1-like isoform X2, whose protein sequence is MAAPLLFYDLSLLPSSFSSSGDGGDGNSNSSSSSGLQLLVATARALELGYAAVALDHPHRGLLADSHRCRTEPFAPLSSLPLPSSAALHRRRLASPASEPFRQYTRITLSLDSAAATASALAPSASRLLRTYDLVAARPLTQAAFDHLCQAPLSAQHLDLISIDFSSHGKLPFRIKPPMLKLALQKGLHFEIAYSPLISTDVNAKRNLIAEVKLLVDWTKGKNLIISSTAHTASQIRGPYDVINLSAYLLGIPIDRAKAAMSTNCRSLVFKAIRKKHFYKETIRVARLLPNEELTSTKFKLADWIGWNSVSSEVGANQLEPSSNLDELPGSPICGVIEGSHEKPHNPDMSVFAKLSEQPSDQDQIPSETQEETLQVDRTEVLTDCGQSILPASFNYQNAILEKAENNKVFVNPFVQPGTGCFADPKINAKHVEFVQDAMEVDTIESCRPKLVVGDNIPSTSDTSAKLACSALPHGIELSGTSLEDQGPSHSSEMLANDKSYMKYHTDCTSGVSEVHEISSGADVWPEDKDSDRSNGMQADNVACRGTSEPLECPLCGVDDKAPSDLSFHSSHELCRDVIIQPKVMEGKVEQSRDENIVQTVENEAESVDTKTRTSISVEPASHGQEISSTIHTRSTGASCESDELKEQNSKDLNASLDKSIAKTHEVLLKFPYPSGKAGMSTVRSEKRRHKLRPHHPAYLPFLGFLRSVCFKKKICKVACKRKS, encoded by the exons ATGGCGGCGCCGCTCCTCTTCTACGACCTCAGCCTCCTCccgtcctccttctcctcctccggtGACGGCGGCGATGGCAACTCcaactcctcttcctcctctggcCTCCAACTCTTAGTCGCCACGGCGCGCGCTCTCGAGCTCGGCTACGCCGCCGTCGCTCTCGACCACCCCCACCGCGGCCTCCTCGCCGACTCCCACCGCTGCCGCACCGAGCCTTTCGCGCCCCTCTCCTCTCTCCCGCTCCCATCCTCCGCCGCTCTCCATCGCCGCCGCCTCGCCTCCCCCGCCTCCGAGCCCTTCCGCCAGTACACCCGCATCACCCTCTCCCTCGATTCCGCTGCAGCCACCGCTTCCGCGCTCGCCCCCTCCGCCTCCCGCCTCCTCCGCACCTACGACCTTGTCGCAGCCCGCCCCCTCACCCAGGCCGCATTCGATCACCTCTGTCAGGCACCCCTCTCAGCTCAACACCTTGATCTCATCTCCATCGATTTCTCCTCCCACGGTAAGCTGCCCTTCCGCATCAAGCCCCCAATGCTCAAGCTTGCCCTGCAAAAGGGGCTGCATTTCGAGATTGCCTACTCCCCACTCATTTCTACTGACGTCAATGCCAAGAGGAACCTCATAGCTGAAGTCAAG CTTTTGGTGGACTGGACTAAAGGAAAAAATCTCATCATCTCAAGCACTGCTCATACCGCTTCCCAGATCAGAGGCCCCTATGATGTCATCAACCTATCTGCTTATTTACTTGGCATTCCCATTGACCGAGCAAAAGCTGCTATGTCCACAAACTGCAG GTCACTTGTTTTCAAGGCTATAAGGAAGAAACACTTCTACAAAGAAACAATTAGAGTTGCCAGACTATTACCAAATGAAGAGTTGACTTCAACAAAATTCAAGCTTGCTGATTGGATTGGTTGGAATTCTGTATCGTCTGAAGTAGGAGCAAATCAGCTGGAACCTTCTTCCAACCTTGATGAACTTCCTGGTTCACCCATATGTGGTGTAATAGAAGGTTCACATGAAAAACCTCACAATCCTGATATGTCTGTCTTTGCTAAACTGTCAGAACAACCTAGTGATCAAGATCAAATCCCATCCGAAACTCAAGAAGAGACACTACAAGTTGACAGAACTGAAGTCCTGACAGATTGTGGCCAATCTATCTTGCCAGCATCTTTCAATTATCAGAATGCTATACTTGAGAAGGCCGAAAACAATAAAGTTTTTGTGAATCCTTTTGTGCAGCCTGGTACAGGTTGTTTTGCTGACCCAAAAATTAACGCCAAGCATGTTGAATTCGTGCAGGATGCAATGGAAGTAGATACaatagaatcatgtaggccaaaACTCGTTGTCGGTGACAATATTCCTTCAACCTCTGATACTAGTGCGAAGCTAGCATGTTCTGCTCTTCCCCATGGCATAGAGCTTTCTGGTACTAGTCTTGAGGATCAGGGGCCAAGTCACTCTAGTGAAATGCTAGCTAATGATAAGTCTTATATGAAATATCACACTGATTGCACCTCTGGTGTGAGTGAGGTTCATGAAATTTCTTCTGGTGCTGATGTTTGGCCTGAGGACAAGGATTCAGACAGGTCTAATGGAATGCAAGCTGATAATGTGGCTTGCAGAGGTACTTCGGAACCACTGGAGTGTCCCCTATGTGGGGTAGATGACAAGGCACCATCCGATCTTTCATTTCACTCAAGTCATGAATTATGCAGGGATGTTATAATTCAGCCGAAAGTTATGGAGGGAAAAGTAGAGcaaagtagggatgaaaacataGTACAAACTGTGGAAAATGAAGCAGAATCTGTTGACACAAAAACAAGAACATCTATTTCAGTGGAACCTGCGTCCCATGGTCAGGAGATCAGCTCAACTATTCATACAAGAAGCACTGGTGCAAGCTGTGAAAGTGATGAGCTGAAAGAACAGAATTCTAAGGACTTAAATGCTTCTTTGGATAAAAGTATTGCTAAAACACATGAGGTACTTCTAAAATTTCCTTATCCAAGTGGTAAGGCTGGGATGTCCACAGTCAGATCAG AAAAGCGAAGACATAAACTAAGGCCGCACCATCCGGCTTATCTTCCTTTCTTGGGCTTCCTTCGGTCCGTTTGTTTCAAGAAGAAAATATGCAAA
- the LOC136508131 gene encoding protein GAMETOPHYTE DEFECTIVE 1-like isoform X3 — translation MAAPLLFYDLSLLPSSFSSSGDGGDGNSNSSSSSGLQLLVATARALELGYAAVALDHPHRGLLADSHRCRTEPFAPLSSLPLPSSAALHRRRLASPASEPFRQYTRITLSLDSAAATASALAPSASRLLRTYDLVAARPLTQAAFDHLCQAPLSAQHLDLISIDFSSHGKLPFRIKPPMLKLALQKGLHFEIAYSPLISTDVNAKRNLIAEVKLLVDWTKGKNLIISSTAHTASQIRGPYDVINLSAYLLGIPIDRAKAAMSTNCRSLVFKAIRKKHFYKETIRVARLLPNEELTSTKFKLADWIGWNSVSSEVGANQLEPSSNLDELPGSPICGVIEGSHEKPHNPDMSVFAKLSEQPSDQDQIPSETQEETLQVDRTEVLTDCGQSILPASFNYQNAILEKAENNKVFVNPFVQPGTGCFADPKINAKHVEFVQDAMEVDTIESCRPKLVVGDNIPSTSDTSAKLACSALPHGIELSGTSLEDQGPSHSSEMLANDKSYMKYHTDCTSGVSEVHEISSGADVWPEDKDSDRSNGMQADNVACRGTSEPLECPLCGVDDKAPSDLSFHSSHELCRDVIIQPKVMEGKVEQSRDENIVQTVENEAESVDTKTRTSISVEPASHGQEISSTIHTRSTGASCESDELKEQNSKDLNASLDKSIAKTHEVLLKFPYPSGKAGMSTVRSEKRRHKLRPHHPAYLPFLGFLRSVCFKKKICK, via the exons ATGGCGGCGCCGCTCCTCTTCTACGACCTCAGCCTCCTCccgtcctccttctcctcctccggtGACGGCGGCGATGGCAACTCcaactcctcttcctcctctggcCTCCAACTCTTAGTCGCCACGGCGCGCGCTCTCGAGCTCGGCTACGCCGCCGTCGCTCTCGACCACCCCCACCGCGGCCTCCTCGCCGACTCCCACCGCTGCCGCACCGAGCCTTTCGCGCCCCTCTCCTCTCTCCCGCTCCCATCCTCCGCCGCTCTCCATCGCCGCCGCCTCGCCTCCCCCGCCTCCGAGCCCTTCCGCCAGTACACCCGCATCACCCTCTCCCTCGATTCCGCTGCAGCCACCGCTTCCGCGCTCGCCCCCTCCGCCTCCCGCCTCCTCCGCACCTACGACCTTGTCGCAGCCCGCCCCCTCACCCAGGCCGCATTCGATCACCTCTGTCAGGCACCCCTCTCAGCTCAACACCTTGATCTCATCTCCATCGATTTCTCCTCCCACGGTAAGCTGCCCTTCCGCATCAAGCCCCCAATGCTCAAGCTTGCCCTGCAAAAGGGGCTGCATTTCGAGATTGCCTACTCCCCACTCATTTCTACTGACGTCAATGCCAAGAGGAACCTCATAGCTGAAGTCAAG CTTTTGGTGGACTGGACTAAAGGAAAAAATCTCATCATCTCAAGCACTGCTCATACCGCTTCCCAGATCAGAGGCCCCTATGATGTCATCAACCTATCTGCTTATTTACTTGGCATTCCCATTGACCGAGCAAAAGCTGCTATGTCCACAAACTGCAG GTCACTTGTTTTCAAGGCTATAAGGAAGAAACACTTCTACAAAGAAACAATTAGAGTTGCCAGACTATTACCAAATGAAGAGTTGACTTCAACAAAATTCAAGCTTGCTGATTGGATTGGTTGGAATTCTGTATCGTCTGAAGTAGGAGCAAATCAGCTGGAACCTTCTTCCAACCTTGATGAACTTCCTGGTTCACCCATATGTGGTGTAATAGAAGGTTCACATGAAAAACCTCACAATCCTGATATGTCTGTCTTTGCTAAACTGTCAGAACAACCTAGTGATCAAGATCAAATCCCATCCGAAACTCAAGAAGAGACACTACAAGTTGACAGAACTGAAGTCCTGACAGATTGTGGCCAATCTATCTTGCCAGCATCTTTCAATTATCAGAATGCTATACTTGAGAAGGCCGAAAACAATAAAGTTTTTGTGAATCCTTTTGTGCAGCCTGGTACAGGTTGTTTTGCTGACCCAAAAATTAACGCCAAGCATGTTGAATTCGTGCAGGATGCAATGGAAGTAGATACaatagaatcatgtaggccaaaACTCGTTGTCGGTGACAATATTCCTTCAACCTCTGATACTAGTGCGAAGCTAGCATGTTCTGCTCTTCCCCATGGCATAGAGCTTTCTGGTACTAGTCTTGAGGATCAGGGGCCAAGTCACTCTAGTGAAATGCTAGCTAATGATAAGTCTTATATGAAATATCACACTGATTGCACCTCTGGTGTGAGTGAGGTTCATGAAATTTCTTCTGGTGCTGATGTTTGGCCTGAGGACAAGGATTCAGACAGGTCTAATGGAATGCAAGCTGATAATGTGGCTTGCAGAGGTACTTCGGAACCACTGGAGTGTCCCCTATGTGGGGTAGATGACAAGGCACCATCCGATCTTTCATTTCACTCAAGTCATGAATTATGCAGGGATGTTATAATTCAGCCGAAAGTTATGGAGGGAAAAGTAGAGcaaagtagggatgaaaacataGTACAAACTGTGGAAAATGAAGCAGAATCTGTTGACACAAAAACAAGAACATCTATTTCAGTGGAACCTGCGTCCCATGGTCAGGAGATCAGCTCAACTATTCATACAAGAAGCACTGGTGCAAGCTGTGAAAGTGATGAGCTGAAAGAACAGAATTCTAAGGACTTAAATGCTTCTTTGGATAAAAGTATTGCTAAAACACATGAGGTACTTCTAAAATTTCCTTATCCAAGTGGTAAGGCTGGGATGTCCACAGTCAGATCAG AAAAGCGAAGACATAAACTAAGGCCGCACCATCCGGCTTATCTTCCTTTCTTGGGCTTCCTTCGGTCCGTTTGTTTCAAGAAGAAAATATGCAAA
- the LOC136507857 gene encoding actin-related protein 3-like, translating into MDALSRPAVVIHNGTGYTKMGFAGNVEPYFITPTVVAVNDSFSSTAQPAVRGAPARGVMADLDFYIGEEALARSHTSSTHSLSYPIRNGQLLMDMSSGAVSDQFQLQARMLPSLFINF; encoded by the exons ATGGACGCCTTGTCCCGCCCCGCTGTCGTCATCCACAACGGCACCGG GTACACGAAGATGGGGTTCGCGGGGAACGTGGAGCCCTACTTCATCACCCCCACCGTCGTCGCCGTCAATGATTccttctcgtccaccgcccagcCGGCGGTGAGGGGCGCCCCCGCCAGGGGGGTCATGGCTGACCTCGACTTCTACATCGGCGAGGAGGCGCTGGCCCGATCCCACACCAGCAGCACGCACAGTTTGAGCTATCCCATCCGCAACGGCCAG TTGCTGATGGATATGTCATCGGGAGCAGTATCAGATCAATTCCAATTACAGGCAAGGATGTTACCCAGTTTGTTCATCAACTTCTAA
- the LOC136507858 gene encoding uncharacterized protein yields the protein PSVCLRCSKDGSGPASPSPLPQTPSRDKEKPPHQHPQQASFPGAAASLQPPCPWNLRTARVEIGRFGEGVRAGVWRAPAAAGGGPAHEEGLRRAHQGRDHRGLHRHPRQPPAAAAQEAPARRAAPVNMLYPGLSLTDVNLDSYKIDETCLALGDRHLRVIVTEQKPGREQTERRKFLV from the exons CCATCTGTttgcctccgctgctccaaggacGGCAGCGGCCCCGCGTCCCCGTCGCCGCTCCCGCAAACGCCGTCGCGGGACAAGGAGAAGCCGCCGCACCAGCACCCGCAGCAGGCCTCCTTCCCCGGCGCCGCGGCCTCTTTGCAGCCCCCGTGCCCCTGGAACCTCCGCACTGCTCGCGTCGAGATCGGACGCTTCGGGGAAGGCGTCCGCGCCGGCGTGTGGAGggcacccgccgccgccggcggcggccctGCCCACGAAGAGGGCCTTCGCCGCGCTCACCAGGGACGAGATCACCGCGGACTTCACCGCCATCCGCGGCAGCCGCCCGCCGCGGCAGCCCAAGAAGCACCCGCACGCCGTGCAGCGCCAGTCAAT ATGCTGTACCCGGGGTTGTCTCTCACCGACGTTAATCTGGATTCATACAAGATCGACGAG ACGTGTCTCGCCCTTGGAG ATAGGCATCTTAGAGTCATAGTGACAGAGCAGAAGCCAGGCCGGGAACAAACAGAAAG GAGAAAATTTCTTGTGTAG